GGGCAAGGATACCGTGTTCACACTCGACGCTACGGGAGCACCACAGCTTCAGGGCATGAACGGCACGCCAGCCTATACGCGCGGGCTTTGGGAAACGGAGGTCACGCTGCCATCACTGCACGAAGGCGTAATCGTCGCGCCACTCTGGATCTACGACACCGGCAGCAAGGACGAAATCGACTTCGAATTTGCAGGGCGCAGGGGCCTGGACGTGTCGATGCACGTTTACGTCAACGGCGTGCATCAGCAGAACACCGTCCGCCTGTTCGCAGGCACTGATATGTCGGGACAGCGCCATCGCTTCGGCATCAAGATCGATGAAACTGCGGGCTATGTCGAAATGTATGTCGACGGCCAGCGCGTCCACCGCTGGGAGCGCAGCAGCACCACGTCCTTCATCTCACATCCTATGAAACCGTGGATCGAGATGTGGCCGACCAACCCCTCGAACGCGGGCTTTGTGCAATGGGCCGGACAGTGGAAAGGCCTCGCCCCCAATGAAAAGCTGACCATGACGGTTCACGGCTACGGCTACGGCTACACCACAATCCCCTGATCACGGGGCCGTTCACAGAATGTCTGGCTGGGGCGGCAGGATTCGAACCTACGAATGGCGGCATCAAAAGCCGCTGCCTTACCACTTGGCGACGCCCCAACAGAGCAAGCGCCCTTAGCCGGGGCGAATGCTGCTGAAAAGGGGGTGTAGAGCCTGTTTCAAAAGAGTCTCTCGACCCAATTGTGCGGATCGGGGGCCAATCCACGCTGAATATCGACGAGCCGCGCGCGCAGTTTCTCGGTCAACTGGCCGGGACCACCACTGCCAATCGTGAACGACTGGCCCTCATCCTGCACGACGCCGATCGACGTGACGACGGCTGCGGTCCCGCAGGCGAAAGCTTCAGTCAACCGTCCGCTCGTCGCATCGGCGCGCCATTGGTCGATCGAATAACGCTCCTCACGCACCGTCAGACCTTCGTCATGAGCCAGTTTGATGATCGATTCGCGCGTGATGCCGGGCAGGATCGTCCCTTCCAGTGGGGGCGTCGAAATCGACCCGTCATCGAACACGAAAAACGTGTTCATGCCGCCCAATTCCTCGACCCAGCGATGTTCGGCGGCGTCGAGAAACACCACCTGATCGCATCCCTGCCGCACGGCTTCAGCCTGAGCAATCAGGCTGGATGCGTAATTTCCACCGCATTTGGCGGCGCCCGTCCCGCCCGGTGCCGCGCGGGTATAGTGACGCGACACGCCGAGTGAGATCGCCTTGGCACCGCCCTTGAAATAGGCTCCCACAGGCGATGCAATGACGATAAACAAATATTCGTTCGACGGCCGCACGCCAAGGAACACCTCGCTCGCGAACATGAACGGGCGGAGGTAAAGCGCCCCACCCTCACCATGCGGAATCCAGTCGCGGTCGATCGCCACCAGTTTGCGCACCGAATCGAGAAACAGCGCTTCGGGCACTGGCGGCATCGCCATGCGTTCTGCTGACTGCGCAAAACGGCGGGCGTTGGCGTCGGCACGGAACAGCGCGGCACCGCCGTCGGCCAGCCGATACGCCTTCATCCCTTCGAATATTTCCTGCGCATAATGGAGAACCGCAGTTGCCGGGTCCATCGGGATAGGCGCACGCGCAGTGATTTGCGCATCGTGCCAGCCTTTTTCACGCGAAAATCGAACCACCGCCATGTGGTCGGTAAAGACCTTGCCGAACCCCGGATCGACCAGCAGGACATCGCGATCGGCAGCGCTGACGGGCGAGGCATGGGCTTCGGTCCTGAACTCCAATGTGTCGCCGCCATCCATCAAAACTGTCCTCGAGTAATCATTTGCGATTTCGTATCCCCACTGGCAAAAAGGGTCAACATGGCTGGCCAAACTTCTACCACCGGGGCGTCCCCGTTATTTTTGCGAGATGCCGAAATCCGGCGCGGCGGAGAACTTTTGTTCTTTGGATACAGTCGCATGACGCGCGCGCTCGACGAACAGCTTATCGAACAGGGTCTGGGACGCGCGCATCACCGGGCACTGTATTTCATTTCGCGCCACCCCAATCTGACGGTCGGCGAATTACTGCGCATGTTGCTGGTGACTAAACAGTCGCTGGGCCGCGTGCTGACCGAACTGACCGAACGTGGGTATATCGAAACCCGACCCGGCCGCGACGACCGTCGCCAAAAGCTTCTACGTCTGAGCGAAACCGGCACGGTGCTGGAAGCCAAGCTGTTCGAATCGATGAAGGAACGCATCGGTGCCGCCTATGCCCATGCCGGACAGCACGCGGTAACAGGGTTCTGGCAGGTGCTGGAAGGGCTGATCCCTCCCGAAGACCGCGCCCTGATGGCCGACATCAACCGGCGCGGCTAGCCGCTGCCATTTCGGCGTTACGGGCCTGAGCAGCCGCCAGCGTATCGGTCAGCAACCGAATCAGCGCGCCGTCGTGATCGAGGACATCCAGCCCCTTGCGGGTCGATCCACCCTTGCTCGCAACCCGGTCGGCCAGCACTGCGGGGGACACATCCGAAGCGGCCGCCAGCAGCCCCGATCCCTCGATCGTGGCAATCGCCATCCGCTGCGACTGATCCCCGACAGGCCAATCGCCACGCCCGCTTGCGTCAGGGCGTCAATAAACCGGTACAGGAAAGCCGGGCCGGAACCGGCAAGCGCGGTAACGGCATCGAACTGATGCTCATCTGCGATCCATTCTACCAACCCGAGCGGCTGCATAAGCGTATCCACTTGGGCGCTATGGTCGCCATGCAAGGCAACCACGCCCTTGCCGATCGTCACGGGAAGGTTCGGCATCGCCCGCACGACCGCCCTCGCGACGGGGAAACAACGTCGCAGCGTTGAGGTTTCGGTGCCTGCAAGGATCGAAATTACGGTCGCACCGGCACTCGCCGCTGACAGTTGCGGCGCGACGTCGAGGAGGTGAAACGGTTTGAACCCGAGCATAAGAATCGCCGGGGCTGGTTCATTCGGCACTTCGGTCACCACCCGCACACCGTTTGCAACCGGCTTACCGCTTGGCCGAACCACAGTGACGCGCGACGGGTCCAGTCCCGTTTCCAGCCAGCGAGACAGCATCGCGCCCGCCATATTGCCGCAACCGATCAGCCAGATCGCACTTATGCCCGCCTCGCTCATGCTTCGCTCAAGCCTCGCCGCGCGTTTCGACCATAGCGGCTGCGATCGCATCCTTTGGCGACTTGCCACCCCACAGAACGAACTGGAACACCGGATAAAATCGGTCGATCTCGTCCACGGCAGTCTCGATCAGCGTCTCCGCCTGATCGAGCGAAAGCACGCCATCGTCGGTCAGCAGCGCGGCGTGACGGAACAACAGGCTGCCGTTACCCGCCCAATACTCAAAATGCCCGATCCACAACTGCTCGTTGATGAGGCCGATGGTTTCATAAATCACAGCAGCCTGATGGTCGGGCACGCGGATGTCGGGAAACGCGAGAAACTGCAGCACCGCATCGTCATTGCGATAAACGCCGCGCAGTTCGTAACTGCCCCACGCGCCCGCAGTAGAGGCTACGATCTCCTCGTCGCCGACACGCTCATTGGTCCAGCTATGCGCGTCGAACCACGCCTCGAGCATCTCGATCGGCTCGCTGCTGTTTCCGTCTTCGTCGATGGTGCTCACTCTCATGCCGTTACGGGTGACGTGGAGTCGTCCGCTAGGCAAGCACCACGCCAATGATAACTGTGGATAAAACCGACTATTTCTTGCCTGCTTCCAAAGCAGCAAGGCGCGTTTTCAGTTCATCGACCTCGTCGCGCGCAGCGGCCGCCATGGCTTTAACGGCTTCGAATTCATCGCGGCTGACGAACTCCAGTCCGCCGATCCATTCCTTGGCCTTCTCGCGAACGCCGGCTTCGGCCTCACGGGTCATCCCGGCAACAGTGCCGGCCGCGCCGTTGAAGAACTTTGAAACGTCGTCGAAAAACTTGTTTTCGGTCTGCATGGGTAAAGCCTTTCCCGGAAAATCGTCAAAGCTCTATTTGGGTATGGGGACGCGCTGGCACAAGCGTTTCTGCATTAGGATTCAGCGAATGAACCTGCCAGTTGAGAATGCTGGCAAAACACAACCACGCCAGATACGGAACCATCAGCCACGCCGCCGCGGCCCGCACCCGCCCGAACGCGAATGTCGTCGCAACGGCGAGCGCGAAAATCAGCAGGATGAGCACAAACGACACGACCACCTGATGGGCGGCAAAAAACAGCGGCGACCAGGCAAGATTCGCAATGAATTGAAGCACGAACAGCGCAATCGCAGGCCCGCGAAATCGAGCGCGCCGCGCATTCAGGATCATCGCCAGCGCAATGCCCATCAGAATGTAAAGCACCGTCCAGGCCGCGCCGAACGCCCATCCGGGTGGCATCGCGGCGGGCCGAACCAGCGCCTCAAACCAGCGGTTGCCGGCACTCGATCCCGCGACCCGCCCCGACAGGAATCCGAGAAACACGAGCAGAGGCACCGTAAACAGCACCCACCGCACGAACGACATACGCAACTGATCGCGCGATGCTAGTTCACCCATTCGTCTATCCTAAAGGGCGATTCGTCGCGCGGTCAAACCATCGCGTGTGCCGCAATCAGAAATTCCACATTTCCTTCGGGTCCGGTGATCGGGCTTTCGACGATTCCCTCAACGCGCCACCGTTTGGCCGTCACCCATTCGGCGACGCCTTCACAGGCGGAACGGTGTAATTCGGGATCGCGAACCACGCCCCCCTTGCCCACCGCATCACGTCCGACTTCGAACTGCGGCTTGATCAGCGCCATCAGTCGCGCATTGGGTTTTGCAAAGGTCAGTGGCCGTTCCAGCACCTTTGCCAGCCCGATAAAGCTCGCATCACAAACGATAATATCGACCGATTCGGGAATATGCGCCGCCGTCAGGATACGCGCGCTGGTCTGTTCCAGCACGACAACGCGCTGGTCCTGCCGCATTTTCCATGCAAGCTGGTTCGTCCCCGAATCCACGGCATAGACCTTGGTCGCGCCCTTGGTCAGCAGAACATCGGTGAATCCGCCGGTCGACGATCCGACATCCATCGCCACCGCGCCGGTCACGTCCCAGCCGAAATGATCAAGGCCATGCGCCAGCTTGACGCCCCCGCGTGACACCCACGGATGATCACGGCCCCTGACATCGAACAACACATCATCCGCCACCGGCTGCCCGGCCTTTTCGACCCGTCGTTCACCGATAAAGACATTCCCTGACAAGATCAGCGCCTGCGCACGCGCGCGGCTTTCGCATAGGCCCAGATCGACGAGGCGTTGGTCGGCACGGAGACGTTTCATACGCCTCCTTATCGCTGAAAGTCAGACTTTGCGCGTCCCAAAGACAATTGCCGCGGAACCAATACCCTAGTGAGTTAGTATGAATACTAGAAGCCCGACTAACGCAAAGAATCGCTGCCTCTCTCTCAACGCTCGTTTCAAAGGTGAATCCGATGAACATCACCAGCAATTCCCGACCTGCCGTATTCACGCTGCCCGGTCTCGGTAACAGCGGCCCCGACCATTGGCAGACACATTGGGAGGCGACCCAGCCCGACGTATCGCGGGTCGAACTGGGGATGTGGAACGCCCCGCGCCGCAATCCTTGGGTAACGAAACTCGAACAATCGCTGCGTGGCACTGACGCGCCGGTCATACTCGTCGCCCATAGTCTCGGCTGCCTGACCGTCGCATGGTGGGCCGCACTGGCAACGCCATCATGGGGAGCGCCGGTCGCAGCGGCACTGCTGGTCGCGCCGCCCTGTTTCGAATCCGACAGCTTTCCCGTTCTGACCAGGGAATTTGGGCACCTCCCTCAGTCACCCCTGCCTTTCCCTACCATCGTGGTCGCCAGTCATGACGATCCCTATGCGCGATTTGCCGACACGGCTGGCATGGCAAATGATTGGGGAGCACATCTGGTGGACGCAGGCACCATCGGACACATCAACGCGCTGTCAGGGCTGGGCGTCTGGCGCGAAGGGCTCGTGCTGCTCGACCGACTGAAACATTTTGTACGAACTGGCGACGCCAGCGCGCTATCCACCGTCCAGAATGACTATGATCGGGCCGTCGCTGACTATGGCAGAAACGATCCGGCCGCGCCTTTTCACGCAGCAGAACCGACCCGGCTTTAAGCGCGTACCTCTTCGACAACGCCGACGCTGTTCATCCGCAGCGCCTTCAGCACCGTCTCGACAATCGATTCCGCGTCGAGCCCGGCTTCCTTATATTGAAGTTCGGGCTTGTCGTGATCCTGAAACACATCCGGCAAACGCAGCGTGCGTAACTTCAGGCCGCCGTCGATCAGCCCCTCATCACTCGCCATTGTCAGCACATGCGCGCCAAGGCCACCGATGCTGGCTTCCTCGACCGTGACCGCAACCTCGTGTGAAATCAACAGCTTGCGGATAAGTTCAACATCCAGCGGCTTGGCAAAACGCAGATCTGCGACAGTCGTCGACAACCCTTTGGCGTCGAGAATATCGGCCGCCTTCAACGCTTCGGCCAACCGCGTGCCAAGTGACAGGATCGCCACCTTCTTGCCCTGCCGCACGATCCGGCCTTTGCCGATCTCCAGCAGTTCCGGCACTTCGGGCAATGCAACCCCGGTCCCGTTGCCCCGCGGATAACGCACCGCGATCGGCCCGCTGTCATGCATCGCGCAGGTGTGAACCATGTTGACCAGTTCCGCCTCGTCCGCCGCTGCCATCACGACGAAATTCGGCAGCGACGCCAGATAGGTCACATCGAACGACCCCGCGTGAGTCGCACCGTCCGCCCCGACCAGTCCAGCGCGATCGATCGCGAAACGCACCGGCAAATTCTGGATCGCCACGTCATGCACGACCTGATCGTAAGCGCGTTGCAGGAACGTCGAATATATCGCGCAGAACGGCCGCATCCCTTGCGCCGCCAGCCCGGCAGCAAAAGTCACCGCGTGCTGTTCGGCGATCCCCACATCGAAACTGCGGTCGGGAAATGCCGCCCCGAACGAATCGACACCTGTCCCGCCGGGCATCGCAGCCGTGATCGCGCAGATCGTCGGATCGCGCTCACCCTCTGCGATCAGCGCCTTGGCAAACACGCTGGTATAGCTTGGCGGCCCCGGAGGTGCCTTTGCCTGAGCGCCTGTGATAACGTCGAACTTCTGCACGCCATGATATTTGTCGGCAGATTCCTCGGCAGGACCATATCCCTTGCCCTTGGTCGTCACGACATGGATCAGGCACGGTCCCTCTGCGGCATCACGCACGTTTTCCAGAACCGGGATCAAATGCTCGAGGTCGTGTCCGTCGATCGGCCCGACGTAATAGAAACCTAGTTCCTCAAACAACGTCCCACCCATCGCCATGCCACGCGCGAACGAATCGGTCTTGCGCGCGGCGGAATGCAGCGCCTTCGGAAGCTTCCGCGCCAGTTTCCGCGCAAGCTCACGAATCGACAGAAACTCGCGGCTCGAAACGATGCGCGCCAGATAGGACGACAGCCCACCGACCGGCGGCGCGATCGACATGTCATTGTCGTTCAGGATCACAATCAGCCGATTGCCCGCCTGCTCGGCATTGTTCATCGCCTCATAGGCCATGCCCGCGGACATCGCGCCGTCACCAATCACCGCGATCGCCTTGCCCGGCTTACCCGCAATCTTGTTCGCCACTGCAAAACCAAGTGCTGCGCTGATCGACGTCGACGAATGCGCCGCGCCGAACGGGTCGTATTCGCTCTCGCTCCGCTTGGTAAAACCCGACAGCCCACCACCCTGCCGCAGCGTGCGGATACGACTGCGTCGCCCGGTCAGTATCTTGTGCGGATAGGCCTGATGCCCGACATCCCAGATCACCCGGTCGCGCGGCGTATCGAAAACATAGTGGATCGCGGTCGTCAGTTCGACCACCCCAAGCCCCGAACCAAGGTGTCCGCCAGTGGTCCCGACGGCAGAAATCATCTCCGCTCGAAGCTCGTCAGCCAACTGCCTGAGCTGGCTCTGATCCAGCTTGCGAAGGTCGCTCGGCGTGTCAACGGTATCGAGCAGCGGCGTTACGGGAATCTCACTCATCCCGACGCTTCTAAACTCAAGCTATCTCAGTCGCAATCGGCACATTTACCACGGACCTCGATAACCGGCCTCACTTGTGAGAAACCCGCGTTGGTCGCAGCAGCCCGGACCCGCGCACTCAGGCTGTCATCGTCGAGGTGAGTGACCTGTCCACAAGTATCGCAAACCAGAAAAATACAGTCGTGGACACAATCCGGATGCGCATTCGCCACATAGGCATTCGCGCTTTCGACCTTTCTCGCCAGATTCGCGGTCACGAACAGGTCGAGAATCCGGTAAACACTGTTAGCGGCAATCCGTCGCCCTTCCGAAGTCGAAACCGCCTCTGCGATATCATAGGCGGAGGCGGGCTTCGGAAACCTCGATAGCGTTTCGAACACGATCGCGCGCATCGCCGTCCACTGCTCACCCGAAGCCTCGAACGCGGTCTGTGCGGCCTTTGCCAGCGGTGCACCGTGATGCAGTGTGTGTTGTGCTCCCATCGCCTTATCCAGATAGGGATTCACAGGCGTTCGGTAAAGTATCAGCCGCGCGCGCTATGATCGGAACCGTGCGCTTTGCGATTAAGCCAATGCGCGCCGGCAAGGAAACTGACCCCGATTATCGTCAGCAAAGCCTCTCGTCCGCCGTGCGGCACGAACAGCGCGGACCCCATGAAAATCAAACCGACCGCGCCGATCAAAGTCGGCAAAACACGCCCATGGCTGAACGCCCCGCCTATCAGGGCAACCGCACCCAGCGTAGTCGCCAGCGCCAGCCCAACCTCATGAATCAACGGATTGCCCAGCCACGATGCGACCGATGACACCAGGCCAAGCAACACAACCGTCGCCACGCAATGAACGACACAAAGGCCGGACAGCGTCACCGCGATCCGATCGATCGTTCCATTACGTAATACGCGGCTAGCCAAGCGATTCTCTCCTTAATGAAATCGCCTATGCACCACGATCATCAAAGATACAATATATCATCATTGACGAACACGGACTTTGCAAATTTGCGTACTCCGAATATATAAGCCACGCGGCGACCACGTTCCCGCCCCGTTGAGGGGATCAAGACCGGGACGGCCCGGCAGCCTGAGGAGGCTGCTATGGCGTGGATTTCATTGATTTTTGCTGGTTTGTTCGAAATTGTCTGGGCCACCGCGATGAAACAGTCGCAAGGCTTCATCCGCATTTGGCCGAGCATCATAACCATAGTCGGTATGCTGATCAGCTTCGGATTACTCTCATGGTCGATGCGAACGCTTCCGTTAGGAACGGCTTACACAATCTGGACAGGTATCGGGGCCGTGGGAGCATTTATCATCGGTATTTTTCTTCTCGGCGAAGCGGCCAGTCCGCTGCGTATTTTAGCAGCACTCCTGATTGTGAGCGGACTCGTCATCATGAAGGTCGCCACTTCCTGACATCAGAATGCACGCAAAGAAGAAGCACAATCTTAAGTCCCTGCCCTCAAATCCCACGAGACAAGGACGCACAGGCATTCGTCGATACTGCCGATCTTTCCAATTACCCTGTCATCGCTAGCGCTGGGTTAATTCGAATTCTCAAGCAAGGATGCGCGGGTTAACATGCATCTGCCTACCGTGATCGCTTTAGAAGCTGAGCATTAATTTATAGCAGCTCGCCTCGAGCGCTTCGGCCGCAGCTTCGTGCCCCTGAGCGTCCTCGTCGACCGCGTTACGGCACCGCAAATCGACGGCAACGGCCGACTTTAGATCGGTCGTGGCGTCGGGCACACCGGTCACGCCAAAGCGATCCGTTTATCATCGAGATCGTGGCTTGTTTCGAGCTTCTGTAGCAATTGCTGGACGGGAAGACGCGCAAGCTCAGGATCAGGCCCCTTAGCACTGGAATCGCAGGCGGCTATGGTCAGGGCGAAACCGATAATAAAGATTCGCTTCGCGGTAACGCAGGCAACGGTTTTTTCCAACACGCTATCCCGATGTCCGTTGAGTTCATGGAATAGGTCTCCCAATTTATCGCCACCTAGTTGGGCTAGTACATAGAATAGCAAAGATATGCCGAGCGACGGAAAACTAGGTTTGCCGTCACCTTTCCCCGGGAGAAACCCCGAAACTACCGACTCTGAGCCAAAGTATCGGAAAACGTGCAGCAAACCTGATCGCATTGCCCAAATGTACGACAACCTCGTTTCAGGGATTTGTCGACAGGCCAAAACCACGCCGCGAAACAATAGAAACGCGCCGCTACAACAAACTCGCCTGCCGATAATCGCGGGAAGTTTGGTCGGAGCCTTTATCCTCAACTGCTTGTTCACATTAAAGCGGCCGAAAACGACCTCAATCGCCGAACGTGAAACGCCGAACTGACCGGCCAGATATCGCACCATATGATCGGTGGCCTGACCCAGTTCGGGGGCTGCCGTCACGCTGATTTTTAGCTGCGCGCCCCTGGATTTGCCGATGGCGTCACGGCTGGCGCTGGGCCTGCCCAAAATGTTGATAACCAGAACATTGCCCTCCCACCAATAGAATGGGAGATTCACGTCGGCGGCGGGTTCGGCTTTTGCCCGTTTCCGCTTCACGCCCGTCGCGGTTTTCGCGACCCGACGCCCAACCCGCTCGCTCTCCAGTCGCTCAGCCCTCCAGCGACCTCAGCAAAGTCCGCACGTCGCTGTCGATCTCGCTATCGCTCGCGCGCAGCTTTTCGATCTGCTTCACCGCATGGATGACCGTCGTATGATCGCGCCCACCGAACCGCCGACCGATTTCGGGAAGCGAACGCGGGGTCAGTTGCTTGGACAAATACATCGCGATTTGCCGTGGACGTGCCACTGCACGCGCCCGCCGCGCCGACACCATTTCCGCGGCACGAATGTTGAAATGGTCCGAAACACGGCGCTGGATTTCGTCGATCGTCACCCGACGACGACCTGCGCGGAACATATCGGCCAGCACGTCCTCAGCAAATGCTTCATCGATCTCGCGACCATTGAGCGAAGCATAAGCCATCAAACGGTTAAGGCCGCCTTCGAGTTCGCGCACATTCGACGCGATCCGGCTCGCCAGCATGTCAAGGACGACCGGCGGTATCGTAACGCTCGGGATTGCCGCAACCTTGGCGTCCACGATCGCACGGCGCAGCGTCAGGTCGGCTGGCTGGATATCGACCACCAGTCCTTGCGTCAGGCGCGACAGGATGCGCCCCTCTATGCCGTCGAGTTCTTGTGGGCTGCGATCCGACGTAATAATCAGCCGCCGTCCGCCGCGCACCAGTTCGTCGATCGTGTAGAGGAATTCCTCCTGCGTGGTGCCCTTGCCCGCGATGAACTGGAAATCGTCGATCATCAGAAGATCGACGGACCGCAGGCGCTCCTTGAACGCCATCGTGTCCTTGTTACGCATGGCGTTGACGAAATCGACCATGAAGCGCTCGGCCGACATCGCAATCGCGCGGGCCTGTGGCTTGCGCGCCATATAACCGTGGCCGATCGCATGGAGCAGATGCGTCTTGCCCTGCCCGGTCGGTCCATAGATGAACAGCGGGTTGAAGCGCATCGGTCCACCCTCGGCGATCGCGCGGCCCGCATTGCACGCGATGCGATTGCCTTCACCGGTCACGAAAGTGTCGAACGTCATGCGCGGATCGAAACGGAATGGCCGTTCGCCGGTTGGCACCTGAGCCTGCGCCGTCGGCTGCTGGACAATCGCCGGTGCCATCTGAACGACATCGGCACATTCGGCGATAATCCGCACGCTCAACACTTCTGGCATGATCGACCGCCACGCCAGTTTCAGCCGATCGGACAAATTGCTCGTGACCCAGTTCGCCATGAAAGCAGAGGGCAGGACCAGCGTGATCGACCGGTCGTTCGGACAATAGTCGCCGAGCCTGATCCGGGACACCCAGTTATCGAAGCTGCGCGCGCCAAGATCGCGACGAAGGCCATCACGCACTTTTGCCCACGCGTCCGCAACTGGACCTTGAGCAACCGGACCTTCAACAACTCGAGCCGCGGCCAAGGGGCCGGAGCCATCGGTGCCGCTCGAATTCATAGTCCCGTTAGATGGCAAGAAAACCTCCCCGTAGTTTCATTCATCGCCAATCAGTTTGTTGCGGCATCGCACCCCCCGCGCCGCAGACAA
This genomic stretch from Sphingomonas paeninsulae harbors:
- the dnaA gene encoding chromosomal replication initiator protein DnaA encodes the protein MNSSGTDGSGPLAAARVVEGPVAQGPVADAWAKVRDGLRRDLGARSFDNWVSRIRLGDYCPNDRSITLVLPSAFMANWVTSNLSDRLKLAWRSIMPEVLSVRIIAECADVVQMAPAIVQQPTAQAQVPTGERPFRFDPRMTFDTFVTGEGNRIACNAGRAIAEGGPMRFNPLFIYGPTGQGKTHLLHAIGHGYMARKPQARAIAMSAERFMVDFVNAMRNKDTMAFKERLRSVDLLMIDDFQFIAGKGTTQEEFLYTIDELVRGGRRLIITSDRSPQELDGIEGRILSRLTQGLVVDIQPADLTLRRAIVDAKVAAIPSVTIPPVVLDMLASRIASNVRELEGGLNRLMAYASLNGREIDEAFAEDVLADMFRAGRRRVTIDEIQRRVSDHFNIRAAEMVSARRARAVARPRQIAMYLSKQLTPRSLPEIGRRFGGRDHTTVIHAVKQIEKLRASDSEIDSDVRTLLRSLEG